Proteins found in one Mytilus edulis chromosome 2, xbMytEdul2.2, whole genome shotgun sequence genomic segment:
- the LOC139510838 gene encoding putative nuclease HARBI1 yields MADLLMPPLRPRKDRVFRGTISHLTNLNDDELRRRYRFGKDSIAYLCNLLQDRHRRPTNKATALTVEQQVCIALPFYASGSFLQVIGDTLGYDKGTVSRVVNDVTDALVDIKDDFVSWPTDVDLINRIKCGFYRQSNFPNVLGCIDCTHVRIQAPSDDEPSYVNRKGYHSINVQAVCDFEDT; encoded by the exons ATGGCTGATTTGTTAATGCCACCACTGAGACCCAGAAAGGACAGAGTTTTTAGAGGAACTATTTcacatttaacaaatttaaatgatGATGAACTTAGAAGGAGGTATAGATTTGGCAAGGACTCAATTGCTTACCTTTGTAATCTTCTACAAGACAGACACAGAAGGCCAACTAATAAAGCAACAGCACTGACCGTTGAACAGCAAGTATGTATTGCACTGCCTTTCTATGCATCCGGCTCATTCTTGCAAGTTATCGGAGATACATTGGGGTATGACAAAGGAACAGTTTCTCGTGTGGTAAATGATGTGACAGATGCCTTGGTTGACATTAAGGACGATTTTGTGAGTTGGCCTACAGATGTGGATTTGATCAACAGGATAAAATGTGGGTTTTACAGGCAAAGTAACTTTCCGAATGTTTTGGGGTGCATTGACTGCACACATGTGAGAATACAGGCACCATCAGATGATGAACCATCCTATGTAAACAGAAAGGGATACCACAGCATAAATGTGCAAGCTGTCTGTGATTTTGAAG ACACATGA